The genomic interval CCAGCAGAACCGGGTGCAGAGCGTCAGCAACACCGGTAATGTTCCCGAGGGCACCACGATCACGCTCACCACGTACGCGGCCCCTGTCGAGGTTCCCGCGCCCACGTCGAAGCCGACGCTCAGTGGCGACCCGGTCGAGGGCGCGACCGTGACGCTGAACTGGACCAACTTCGAGTGCCCGAGCGGGGTTCCCTCGCTGTCGGCATACTCGGTCAAGCTCACCAACGCGGTCTTCGCCGGCGGGAGCAGCGCCGAGCAGAGCTTCACGCCCGATGTGCGCACGGCGCAGATCACGATCAACCCCGGCACAGCCGGGCAGAACGTCACCGCGTCGTACATCGCGTACTGCGGCGACGAGCGCCCGTCCGCACGCTCCCCGCAGATGGAGGTGCCGATCACCGCGGCTCCCGTCGAGGGCGGCGAGCCGGGAGATGGCGGCGCAGAGGGCTCTGGCGCGGTTGTTCCCCCGCCCGCCGGGTAGCCTGTTGGCAGGATCACCCGCACCGAGAGAGAGTCATCTGTGACGACAGAGCCGCGTATCATCGCGGGCCGCTACCGCCTGGACGAGGTCATCGGCCAGGGCGGCATGGCCAAGGTTCACCGTGGGTACGACCTGACCCTCGGGCGCGACGTGGCGATCAAGATCCTCGACCCCGACCTGGCGCGCGACACAGCGTTCCGCACCCGCTTCCGCCTCGAGGCGCAGGCCGCGTCGCGCATGTCGCACCCGTCGATCGTGCGGGTGTACGACGCCGGTGACCCCGGCACGCCGGACGCCGAGCCGTACATCGTCATGGAGCTCGTGCACGGCACGCTGCTCAAGGACATCATCGCCGACGGCCCCGTGCCGGTCGCTGATGCCATCCGCTACACGGACGGCATCCTCGAGGCGCTCGACTACTCGCACCGCGCCGGCGTCGTTCATCGCGACATCAAGCCTGGCAACGTGATGATCACCGACAAGGGCACGGTCAAGGTGATGGACTTCGGCATCGCCCGCGCAGTGTCCGACTCATCGTCGACGGTCGCCGAGACGACGCAGATCATCGGCACGGCCGCCTACTTCTCACCGGAGCAGGCCAAGGGCGAGTCGGTGGATGCCCGCACCGACCTGTACTCGGCCGGCGTCGTGCTGTACGAGCTGCTCACCGGTCGCCAGCCGTTCCGCGGCGACTCCCCTGTGGCGGTCGCGTACCAGCACGTCAGCGAGACGCCGGTGCCGCCGAGCGAGCTCAACGAGGCGCTGCCGCGCGCCTTGGATGCCATCGTGCTGCGCGCCCTGGCCAAGGACCCCTACCAGCGCTTCCCGGATGCGAGTGCGTTCCGGGCCGCGCTGAAGACGACCGCCGCCGGCTACACGCCGACCAAGAAGGACATCGGCGCGCTCACCAGCGAGCTGTACGGGCCGAACCCCCGTCAGGCGCAGGAGACCGCTCGGTCGCTGCGGCAGCTGAGCACCGACACCAC from Microbacterium sp. H1-D42 carries:
- the pknB gene encoding Stk1 family PASTA domain-containing Ser/Thr kinase encodes the protein MAKVHRGYDLTLGRDVAIKILDPDLARDTAFRTRFRLEAQAASRMSHPSIVRVYDAGDPGTPDAEPYIVMELVHGTLLKDIIADGPVPVADAIRYTDGILEALDYSHRAGVVHRDIKPGNVMITDKGTVKVMDFGIARAVSDSSSTVAETTQIIGTAAYFSPEQAKGESVDARTDLYSAGVVLYELLTGRQPFRGDSPVAVAYQHVSETPVPPSELNEALPRALDAIVLRALAKDPYQRFPDASAFRAALKTTAAGYTPTKKDIGALTSELYGPNPRQAQETARSLRQLSTDTTMTRTQSGPPVAWIWAGVALLAVLLISVLFWVITLASTPNDVPSTTVSVPNLVNMTSAEAEAALDDEGLVAIISEEANPEFEEGRVIRSQPTTGEKLEAGTSVTIFVSTGAETVVMPVVEGLTQDAATQALTDAGLKLGTVRPQNDPEAGAGIVLSASEEADAEVAPDTVIDLVIATGTVTIEDMTGWSLDAATKQLQKLGLTAEPVQLGTCSDGQVPGAVSSMSQAPGEVAIHSTVELRHCVAG